From Drosophila virilis strain 15010-1051.87 chromosome X, Dvir_AGI_RSII-ME, whole genome shotgun sequence, the proteins below share one genomic window:
- the HDAC6 gene encoding histone deacetylase 6 isoform X2 → MSSPIVTRRGAQQAKIQTRAMVKSKSTSTSSSSATAAAAAAAAAANAATGPNANSSNGAGSCGPRKPSPALQEAKRRARNMLKSQNNGTAAQLEPVIDIFQNALNAKSMHRGPTALIYDETMSEHCCLWDSTHQERPERFTRTLERCRELKLVERCLQLNSRLATKDEILKLHSMEHYERLEQTSAVHDAEAMEELSSHYDAIYIHPSTFRLSLLASGSTIELVEQLLLGKAQNGMAIIRPPGHHAMKSEFNGYCYFNNVALAAQHALDAHQLQRILIIDYDVHHGQGTQRFFYNDSRVLYFSIHRYEHGSFWPNLQESDYHAIGAGSGTGYNFNVPLNAKGLGNGDYMAIFQQLLLPVAMEYQPELIIVSAGYDAALGCPEGEMEVTPACYPHLLNPLLHLANCRVAVVLEGGYCVESLSEGAALTLRALLGDPCPALVEPLQLPSPVLREALLNCIYVHRPYWRCLQLQQTYTPGELQSASTIPLHRVQRIWLGGPPPAPDQRYPTRGTSAQLSAAVVASNASRLSLLRAETQLSVPPVRVCYAYDAQMLQHFNLHDATHPEQPMRIRQIHQMHEDYQLLDRMQQLAARAATTDEVCLAHTRAHVNSVRRLLGRSVEELQQVGAGYNSVYLHPRTFECAILASGAVLQAVDSVLRGQSRSGICNVRPPGHHAEPDQPHGFCIFNNVAIAAQYAIREYALERILIVDWDVHHGNGTQHIFESNPKVLYISVHRYEHGAFFPKGPAGNYDVVGKNAGRGFNVNIPWNKKGMGDLEYALAFQQLILPIAYEFNPQLVLVSAGFDAAIGDPLGGCKVTPEGYGLFTHWLSALAGGRIIVCLEGGYNVNSISYAMTMCTKTLLGDPVPTPQFATTAHQRSPTVAFQSCVETLQLCVEQQRHHWKSLVFGCKLPQFVLGENNNEDFLAATMDRLSISNDDPLGAAGGDIDAQPDPGQDRPSGSKPKVKALEQQEMFAIYPLKSCPHLSLLRPEEVPKSIKTNGACGDCASTVENWVCLSCQSIGCGRYINEHMEQHCRRAKHPLVLSFSDLSVWCYECSAYIDHPLLYAYQNLAHLDKFQEPMAWTHGCMQRSDGCYPIEAEHQDNDRNSDRDKDKDKDKDSGSSNTNSSSIGSGYYIQLERNN, encoded by the exons ATG AGCTCACCGATCGTAACGCGACGAGGCGCACAACAGGCCAAAATACAAACTCGCGCCATGGTCAAGTCGaagtcgacgtcgacgtcgtcgtcatcggcgacggcggcggcggcggcagcagcagcagcagcgaacgCAGCGACGGGGCCGaacgccaacagcagcaacggcgcCGGCAGCTGCGGTCCACGCAAACCGAGTCCAGCGCTTCAGGAGGCAAAACGTCGGGCGCGGAACATGCTCAAATCGCAGAACAACGGCACAGCCGCCCAGCTGGAGCCAGTTATCGATATCTTTCAGAAT GCCCTCAACGCGAAGAGCATGCATCGTGGCCCCACCGCGCTCATCTATGATGAGACCATGAGCGAGCATTGCTGCCTCTGGGACAGCACACATCAGGAGCGACCCGAACGCTTTACGCGCACCCTGGAGCG ATGTCGCGAGCTGAAGCTAGTGGAGCGTTGCCTGCAGCTAAACTCCCGTCTGGCGACAAAGGACGAAATCCTGAAGCTACACTCAATGGAGCATTACGAGCGACTGGAGCAGACGTCGGCCGTGCACGATGCGGAGGCTATGGAGGAGCTAAGCTCCCATTATGACGCCATCTACATACATCCG TCCACGTTCAGGCTGTCGCTCTTGGCCAGCGGCTCGACCATAGAGCTggtggagcagctgctgctgggtaAGGCGCAGAATGGCATGGCCATAATACGACCGCCGGGCCATCATGCGATGAAGTCGGAATTCAATGGTTATTGCTATTTTAATAATGTGGCGCTTGCTGCACAGCATGCTCTCGATGCGCACCAGCTGCAGCGCATCCTGATTATCGACTACGATGTGCATCATGGCCAGGGTACGCAGCGCTTCTTCTATAACGATTCCAG GGTCTTGTATTTCTCGATACATCGCTATGAGCACGGCAGCTTCTGGCCGAATCTGCAGGAATCGGATTACCATGCGATTGGCGCTGGCTCCGGCACCGGCTACAATTTCAATGTGCCGCTGAATGCCAAGGGCTTGGGCAATGGCGATTATATGGCCATattccagcagctgctgctgccggttGCCATGGAATATCAGCCGGAGCTGATTATTGTCTCGGCCGGCTATGATGCGGCCCTGGGCTGCCCGGAGGGTGAGATGGAGGTGACGCCCGCCTGCTATCCGCATCTGCTCAATCCGCTGCTGCATTTGGCCAATTGCCGTGTTGCCGTTGTGCTCGAGGGCGGCTACTGTGTGGAATCGTTGTCCGAGGGCGCCGCCTTGACGCTGCGCGCCCTGCTGGGTGATCCGTGCCCGGCGCTGGTGGAGCCGCTGCAGTTGCCCAGCCCGGTGCTGCGCGAGGCCCTGCTCAACTGCATCTATGTGCATCGTCCGTACTGGCGctgcctgcagctgcagcagaccTATACGCCCGGCGAACTGCAGTCGGCCAGCACGATTCCGTTGCATCGCGTGCAGCGCATTTGGCTGGGCGGCCCGCCGCCAGCGCCAGATCAGCGCTATCCGACGCGCGGCACCTCCGCCCAGCTGAGTGCCGCTGTTGTCGCCAGCAATGCGTCCCGTTTGAGTTTGTTGCGCGCCGAGACGCAGCTGTCGGTGCCGCCGGTGCGTGTTTGTTATGCCTACGATGCCCAAATGTTGcagcatttcaatttgcacGATGCCACCCATCCGGAGCAGCCGATGCGCATACGTCAGATCCATCAGATGCACGAGGACTATCAGCTGCTGGATCGgatgcagcagctggcggcgcGCGCCGCCACCACGGACGAGGTGTGCCTGGCCCATACGCGCGCCCATGTCAATTCGGTGCGTCGCCTGCTGGGTCGCAGCGTTGAGGAACTGCAGCAAGTGGGCGCCGGCTACAATTCGGTGTACCTGCATCCGCGCACCTTCGAGTGCGCCATACTAGCCTCCGGCGCCGTACTCCAGGCGGTCGATAGCGTACTGCGCGGCCAATCCCGCAGCGGCATCTGCAATGTTCGACCGCCGGGCCATCACGCCGAACCGGATCAGCCGCACGGCTTTTGCATATTCAATAATGTGGCCATTGCGGCCCAGTATGCGATACGGGAATATGCACTCGAGCGCATCCTCATTGTCGACTGGGATGTTCACCATGGCAACGGCACACAGCACATCTTTGAGTCCAATCCCAAGGTGCTCTACATAAGTGTTCATCGCTACGAGCATGGCGCCTTCTTTCCCAAGGGTCCCGCCGGCAACTACGATGTCGTGGGCAAGAATGCCGGCCGTGGCTTCAATGTCAATATTCCCTGGAATAAG AAGGGCATGGGCGATCTGGAGTACGCATTGGCCTTTCAGCAGCTAATCCTGCCCATCGCCTACGAGTTCAATCCGCAGCTGGTGCTCGTCTCGGCCGGCTTCGATGCGGCCATTGGGGATCCGTTGGGCGGCTGCAAGGTGACACCGGAGGGCTACGGCCTGTTCACCCATTGGCTGTCGGCCTTGGCCGGCGGTCGGATCATCGTCTGCCTGGAGGGCGGCTACAATGTCAACTCCATATCGTATGCGATGACCATGTGCACTAAAACGCTGCTGGGCGATCCGGTGCCGACGCCCCAATTCGCAACGACCGCACACCAACGCTCACCGACGGTGGCCTTCCAGAGCTGCGTGGAGACGCTGCAGCTGTGCGTGGAACAGCAGCGTCATCATTGGAAGTCGCTCGTCTTTGGCTGCAAGCTGCCCCAATTCGTTTTGGGCGAAAACAATAACGAGGATTTTCTTGCTGCTACCATGGACCGATTGAGTATATCAAATGACGATCCACTCGGCGCCGCCGGCGGCGATATCGACGCACAGCCCGATCCCGGCCAGGACCGGCCCAGCGGCAGCAAGCCCAAAGTCAAG GCGCTCGAGCAGCAGGAAATGTTTGCCATTTATCCCCTCAAAAGCTGCCCACACTTGAGCCTGTTGCGTCCGGAGGAGGTGCCCAAAT caataaaaacaaacggcGCATGCGGCGACTGCGCCTCAACGGTGGAGAATTGGGTATGCCTGAGCTGCCAGAGCATCGGCTGCGGTCGCTATATCAATGAGCACATGGAACAGCATTGCCGACGAGCCAAGCATCCGCTGGTCTTGAGCTTCAGCGATCTATCCGTGTGGTGCTACGAGTGCAGCGCCTATATCGATCATCCGCTGCTCTATGCCTATCAGAATCTGGCGCATCTGGACAAGTTCCAGGAGCCGATGGCCTGGACACATGGCTGCATGCAGCGCTCCGATGGCTGCTATCCGATCGAGGCGGAGCATCAGGACAACGACAGGAACAGCGACAGGGACAAGGACAAGGACAAGGACAAGGATAGCGGCTCCAGCaataccaacagcagcagcattggcaGCGGCTACTACATACAACTCGAGCGGAATAACTGA